One genomic segment of Belonocnema kinseyi isolate 2016_QV_RU_SX_M_011 chromosome 2, B_treatae_v1, whole genome shotgun sequence includes these proteins:
- the LOC117167532 gene encoding uncharacterized protein LOC117167532, with protein sequence MEKLNAIILLLLGFSITLDQIDVVQSNEVKELYTYGYSYSQFFPLEENLTPDRILRFSVRASRDAHILLAPTHEADEPVYEIVLGAHNNTVNHIRGRCPCQEEPSASIKTVNLLSAREFRNFWVRMKTEKLRTFIQIGLGESDTAFHEWRDPRPLKPQYLSFRSATIGEWRYGFRDSSYTTGISKDRRSSVVTSTGFGQYFPLSDVVNHSDNDITLYFTARAEFELQVLLSPDVSTLGNVYLIGIRKNGAYVKDRHLGESKAAFQQELFLNSRERVRFWIKLTRDGLLTLGRTSASNPVLQWRDPNPISPQFLSFNMYQENEEEIDPTVYADVQIGLGPDYKIGSQDCAARWKDGTTQLPPGLFRGGRYDNGVIYICRANHEGDTVPGSYIVDENQQGRCYISYELSVYQKPEFEILTGCRMKWVAASLGYVPEGAIIGGYRRGKPRYYVARVKHEGMIIVGKLQPDGKIAYVPFNGQELPFTNYEVLVQIINTVTPLSAALIAGTNKVPTSLPSYDRHSTRTD encoded by the exons ATGGAAAAGCTAAATGCGATAATATTATTACTATTGGGGTTTTCCATTACATTAG atcaGATTGACGTAGTTCAGAGCAATGAAGTTAAAGAGCTCTACACTTATGGCTACTCCTACAGCCAGTTTTTCCCATTGGAAGAAAATCTCACACCGGATCGTATTTTACGATTTTCGGTGAGAGCTTCAAGGGATGCTCACATTCTTCTTGCACCGACGCATgaa GCTGACGAACCGGTCTATGAGATTGTACTTGGCGCTCATAATAACACGGTGAATCACATCAGAGGAAGATGTCCATGCCAAGAGGAACCCAGTGCCTCGATAAAAACCGTAAATCTTCTGAGTGCGCGGGAATTTCGAAATTTCTGGGTTCGAATGAAAACAGAGAAACTCAGAACTTTTATCCAGATTGGCCTTGGAGAAAGTGATACAGCCTTCCATGAGTGGCGAGATCCACGTCCCCTGAAACCACAATATTTGAGTTTTCGATCAGCAACAATTGGTGAATGGCGATACGGATTCAGAGATTCCAGTTATACCACTG gCATTTCTAAAGATAGAAGATCAAGTGTAGTGACTTCAACTGGCTTCGGACAATATTTCCCTTTGTCCGATGTTGTAAATCATTCCGACAATGACATTACATTATATTTTACAGCAAGAGCTGAATTCGAGTTACAG GTACTTTTAAGTCCAGATGTTAGTACACTAGGAAATGTGTACTTGATTGGAATACGTAAAAATGGAGCGTATGTAAAGGATCGCCACTTGGGAGAGAGTAAAGCTGCTTTTCAACAAGAATTATTCTTGAATTCTAGGGAAAGAGTGAGATTTTGGATCAAACTTACAAGAG ACGGTTTACTCACTTTGGGAAGAACAAGTGCATCAAATCCAGTTTTGCAATGGAGAGATCCAAATCCAATATCTCCTCAATTCCTTAGCTTCAATATGTACCAAGAAAACGAAGAAGAAATTGATCCCACTGTTTACGCTGATGTTCAAATTGGCCTCGGTCCTGATTATAAAATCGGGTCTCAAGATTGTGCAG ctCGGTGGAAAGATGGTACAACTCAATTACCACCTGGTCTGTTTAGAGGTGGACGATACGATAATGGAGTAATATATATTTGTCGAGCAAACCACGAAGGTGATACCGTTCCTGGAAGTTACATTGTAGATGAAAACCAACAAGGAAGATGCTACATTTCTTACGAATTATCTGTTTATCAAAAGCCAGAATTTGAG atactcACCGGCTGTCGTATGAAGTGGGTGGCAGCATCCTTAGGCTATGTTCCTGAAGGTGCAATTATTGGTGGCTACCGACGTGGAAAACCAAGATATTACGTTGCTAGGGTCAAGCACGAAGGCATGATTATAGTAGGAAAA CTGCAACCTGATGGTAAAATTGCTTATGTTCCCTTCAATGGACAGGAACTCCCGTTTACCAATTATGAAGTCCTAGTGCAAATTATCAATACTGTGACACCCCTCTCAGCCGCACTCATTGCTGGAACTAATAAAGTTCCAACTTCTCTTCCGTCTTATGACAGACATTCCACTAGAActgattaa